TTGCTGACGAAGGGGTGGTTGAGCACCTCCAGAGCAGAGGGCCGCTTCCTGGGATCGACCTGGAAGATGCGTTCAAGCAGATCCACGATATTCTTTTCGTTGGTGTTGAGAAGCTACCTGATGGTCCTGCGTTATTTGATATCCATGTTTCGATGACGTTGAGGGAGGATTTGTTCTTGAGGTAGTCCAGATCCGCAGCGGAGGGCTTGCCAGTGACTTCGAATATCTTCTCGAGCTGGGAGAGCGTGGAGCTGCCCTGGAAGATGGGCCTGCCCATCACCATCTCCGCCAAAACGCACCCCAGGCTCCACACATCGATGGGCTTGCCGTAGCAGTTGGAGCAGAGCAGTATTTCGGGCGCCCTGTACCAGCGGGTGGCTATGTTTTCGGTGAGGACGAGTTCTTCGTTGGGCGAGTCCCTCTTGAGGGAGCGGATGAGTCCGAAGTCGCAGAGCTTGACTTCGCAGGTCTCGTTGACTAGTATATTGGAGGGCTTGATATCGCGGTGGACCAGTTCTGCGGCGTGGAGGTAGCTGAGCGTGTTGGCCAGCTGGTAGAAGATGTAGTGCTTGTGGATCTCCTTGAGGACTGAGTTCTTGAGGGCCACGCACAGGTCCGCCTACATGAACTACAACTAAAGGTAAACGTCGCGGGAACTGTTGGGACGGTGCACCGCTAACAGCTTCACGATGCTCGGGTGGTCCAGCTTCTGCAGGTATCTAATTTAGCGGTATGCCTTCTGTGCGTCTGAAGCATTGCGGAAGGCTTCGTAAATCTTCTTAAGCGCGCACACTCCCCCAGTCCGCTTGTTTCGAGCTTTCCACACCTGCCCATATGCGCCTTGCCCGACCTTCTTCATTATCTCAAACGAGCGGAGCACTTTGCCGTCGAGTGTGTCGTACATCTACTTCTTCATGCGgcaataaaataaatatcaagCAGCCTACTTGAAAGTTATTCTCCAAATTAAACCTCCCAAACCTATCCCCCTCCTCCCTCCCCCCTGCAAACCCACGAAAACACTGCTGATTGCGTGTGATTGCGGATGAAAGTGGCTGATTATAATTTGCCACTATTCCAGCAATCCCAACCAATCCTCGACCAACCTTGAATACTGATGATAGCCATATCAAAGCTGCAGACTGTCGCACTCTCCATAATAATCACTCGATATCGTTGTCGAGTTCTATCTCCTTCCCGTCGTTTTCGTAGGTTTAGTCCTCCTCGTCGACCTCGCCCATGTCCACTTTCTTGGCGTTGGCGAACAGCGCCTCCACTTCCTCGCCGTCGCGGTCCTCGTCGAAGATCAGTTCGAACTGCAGCCGTTCCAGCGGGTTGTCGGGCGCCAGGTACTTCTGGGAGTTGGGATAGTGGGTGGGAGGGGGGAAGATGGCGTCGAGGGTGAGTCTGAGGGACTGTTCGACCATGGTGGGGATGATCCTCGCCAGCAGTTTGCTGCTGAGTTCCAGGCAGGGATTGGTATTGACTTCGATGAGCCACACGTCGTAGTTGCAGTCGATCATGAAGTCCAGTCCGAATATCTCGAAGTTGTGCTCCAGACTGTTGGGATCCAGCTGCAGGTAGGTGGCCTTGACTGCATCCAGCGCGATGGCCTTCATGCGGGGGTAGATCATCTCGCTGAAGCTGAACTGTGGCGCTTCCTTGCCCTCCCTGCTGGTCTCTGGCTGGAGGGAGTCCATGTACCTTTGGAAGTCGTTGTAGGACACCTTATTGCCCTCCTCGTACTTGCCGTAGCCGTCACAGTATTTCTGGATGGCGTCGTTGGTGAGGTGGATGATTTCCTCGCCGATGTCGTTGATGTTGAACTCGTACGAGCTGGTGCGGATGTAGCCTTCTCCGAACCAGTACGCTCTCATGCAGCCGTGCAGCCTGCTGATCATCATGTAGTGTCTGATGTCGAACTTCCGGCCCTTGTACAGCAGAGGCTTTTCGATGTACTTTTGCACGATATACGTCTTTTCCGTGCCGTTGAAGtgcttctccctcttctttagGATGGTGTTAAGCTCGTACATTTCGTCGATTACGGTTATGCCCTGGCCGCGGTTGGAGAGCTCGCCCGGCTTCACGATCCACACGTTCTTCATGTCTTCTTGGTCAGCTTTTACTTGGCGCAGCGGCTGAACTCCTTCCGGAAGGCCTCGTATTGCGGGTCGGAAACGCCCTTTACGTGGAATGTGAGCGGAATCACCTCGAAGACGTTTCGATTCTGAAGCTAGTAGAACTGCTTGAGGTTGTAGAAGAGGGCCTTCTTGTTGCCGATGAAAAGTTACATTAAAGTGGTTGTGCACACGCTCGTTCGTTGGCTAACAAATGCGTGGTCTCATGAAATCTTCCCCAAAATAGCGTAACTATTGGAGAACTTGAGGAGTTTCTCTGGATTTTAAGCCTTTTCCAGGAAGTCATCATAGTGTTTTTTATCTGCATTGGTGAATACTTTCTTATCATTGGGCGGTAGGGGTGCTTTGAAGGCTCCTGCCTTCACTGGCTGCTTCGCCTACTGAGGAGCCTTcgacttctttttcttcttcacttcgGGCTGCTCAAACAGCCGATCCAGCTTGTAGTTGCGCGCTTCCTTGGTGGTCTTCTTCTGGTACTCGTAGAAGtagttgagcttgagctgcgTCCAGGCGAAGTTCGCCTTCTTGGGGTCTTCCTCAACCACCCACCAGAAGCGTCTCTGCAGGAGGCTCTTCACCAGCAGGTAGTTGTTCCCCCTCCCCAAGTAGAATTTATACCTGCTTTAGGGCTTGAAACTGCTGGCGTCTTTGAGAGCGATCGGATCGAAGATGCGGTGGCGAGGTTCACCATGAAGAGAAACTAACGGTACGACCTTATCTTCAAGTCGTATATGCTGAGATCGCCCTCGTACTTGAGCTAGGAGGGCGGCTGCTTTTTAACTTTGTGCTTGTGCTCCTGCATCGATTAGCTATTCTCGTGGTCGAGTCGT
This Nymphaea colorata isolate Beijing-Zhang1983 unplaced genomic scaffold, ASM883128v2 scaffold0142, whole genome shotgun sequence DNA region includes the following protein-coding sequences:
- the LOC116268176 gene encoding uncharacterized protein LOC116268176, whose amino-acid sequence is MYDTLDGKVLRSFEIMKKVGQGAYGQVWKARNKRTGGVCALKKIYEAFRNASDAQKADLCVALKNSVLKEIHKHYIFYQLANTLSYLHAAELVHRDIKPSNILVNETCEVKLCDFGLIRSLKRDSPNEELVLTENIATRWYRAPEILLCSNCYGKPIDVWSLGCVLAEMVMGRPIFQGSSTLSQLEKIFEVTGKPSAADLDYLKNKSSLNVIETWISNNAGPSGRSQEAALCSGGAQPPLRQQVQGKNRGKMPSAPISILYEVKQLSIEDYKRLIFGEVDEKDIKLSEPASTEELIYKTLPNDLGRNNIIANYPWGNLEKKSPLHSSNMSQKNLSPFAFRQKKEEKEDEASKEKKRERHSPSFLQNRKK
- the LOC116268178 gene encoding uncharacterized protein LOC116268178, producing the protein MKNVWIVKPGELSNRGQGITVIDEMYELNTILKKREKHFNGTEKTYIVQKYIEKPLLYKGRKFDIRHYMMISRLHGCMRAYWFGEGYIRTSSYEFNINDIGEEIIHLTNDAIQKYCDGYGKYEEGNKVSYNDFQRYMDSLQPETSREGKEAPQFSFSEMIYPRMKAIALDAVKATYLQLDPNSLEHNFEIFGLDFMIDCNYDVWLIEVNTNPCLELSSKLLARIIPTMVEQSLRLTLDAIFPPPTHYPNSQKYLAPDNPLERLQFELIFDEDRDGEEVEALFANAKKVDMGEVDEED